One Streptomyces sp. RPA4-2 genomic window carries:
- a CDS encoding fibronectin type III domain-containing protein → MRRVFPALVCGSLFVLTSCAGGADSPGVPLPPAPMGVTAAAGSSTSVHVMWNRVSGKPEVTAYEVYRGTTKVDRVPGAEHMVDVTRLAPSTTYAFTVRALDSDGNPGPPSAEVHATTPAAVAADRVAPSRPGRPRGKAIGSRAAQLEWSPSTDARGVASYDIYQGGSKVHSVGGAQTATVVTGLRPGTDYSFTVRARDAADNLSPASAAVRLATEPGAGDGRGTAPTGFRVSAHRTDGAYYLDLSWIPPRTDGVITEYRIDLDGHQATSLVWGGTPPRGRSTYSFYVGRDAGVAYRVRLRAKLPDGTWGGFSVERSVTTDGG, encoded by the coding sequence GTGCGACGCGTTTTCCCGGCGTTGGTGTGCGGCTCACTGTTCGTCCTGACCTCGTGCGCCGGGGGTGCGGACAGCCCCGGCGTACCACTGCCCCCGGCCCCGATGGGGGTCACGGCGGCGGCGGGCAGTTCGACCAGCGTGCACGTGATGTGGAACCGGGTCTCCGGAAAACCGGAGGTCACCGCCTATGAGGTATATCGCGGCACCACCAAGGTCGACCGGGTGCCCGGCGCGGAGCACATGGTGGACGTCACCAGACTCGCTCCGTCCACGACCTATGCCTTCACCGTCCGGGCCCTGGACTCCGACGGGAACCCCGGACCGCCGAGCGCCGAGGTCCACGCCACCACACCGGCCGCGGTCGCCGCCGACCGCGTTGCGCCGAGCCGCCCCGGACGGCCGCGCGGCAAGGCGATCGGGAGCCGGGCGGCGCAGTTGGAGTGGTCGCCGTCCACGGACGCCCGGGGCGTGGCCTCGTACGACATCTACCAGGGCGGCTCGAAGGTCCACAGCGTCGGCGGCGCACAGACCGCGACGGTGGTGACCGGGCTGCGCCCCGGCACCGACTACTCCTTCACCGTCAGGGCACGTGACGCGGCCGACAACCTCTCCCCCGCGAGCGCCGCCGTACGGCTGGCCACCGAACCGGGCGCGGGCGACGGCCGGGGCACCGCGCCGACCGGCTTCCGCGTCAGCGCCCACCGCACGGACGGCGCCTACTACCTGGACCTGTCCTGGATCCCGCCCCGCACGGACGGGGTGATCACGGAGTACCGGATCGATCTGGACGGCCACCAGGCGACCTCGCTCGTCTGGGGCGGCACGCCTCCCCGTGGCAGGTCCACGTACAGCTTCTACGTCGGCCGGGACGCCGGGGTCGCCTACCGGGTGCGGCTGCGGGCGAAACTGCCGGACGGGACCTGGGGCGGGTTCTCGGTGGAACGGTCCGTGACGACGGACGGGGGCTGA
- a CDS encoding PadR family transcriptional regulator: MSLPHAILTALLERPSSGLELTRRFDKSIGYFWSATHQQIYRELGKLESEGYIRALPSAQPARGQKKSYEVLPAGRDELARWTAVTQDPKPLRDTMLLRLRASAVVGTAGIETDLRRHLALHQRQLVEYEEIEERDFPPGRNAPQDRLRHLVLRAGIDLETFWTQWLSHALEEFGHLGDPSAPREETSPGPASDAPEEERSASD, translated from the coding sequence ATGTCACTCCCGCACGCGATCCTCACCGCCCTGCTCGAAAGGCCCTCGTCGGGACTCGAACTCACCAGGCGGTTCGACAAGTCGATCGGCTACTTCTGGTCGGCGACGCATCAGCAGATCTATCGCGAGCTGGGAAAGCTGGAGTCCGAGGGGTACATCCGCGCCCTGCCGTCCGCGCAGCCGGCCCGGGGACAGAAGAAGAGCTACGAAGTGCTGCCGGCGGGCCGCGACGAGCTGGCCCGCTGGACCGCCGTCACCCAGGACCCCAAGCCCCTGCGGGACACGATGCTGCTGCGGCTGCGGGCCTCGGCCGTCGTCGGCACGGCGGGCATCGAGACCGACCTGCGTCGCCATCTCGCGCTTCACCAGCGGCAGTTGGTGGAGTACGAGGAGATCGAGGAGCGGGACTTCCCACCCGGCAGGAACGCTCCCCAGGACCGGCTGCGGCATTTGGTGCTGCGGGCCGGTATCGACCTGGAGACCTTCTGGACGCAGTGGCTGAGCCATGCGCTGGAGGAGTTCGGGCACCTGGGTGACCCGTCCGCGCCGCGGGAGGAGACGAGCCCGGGGCCCGCATCGGACGCGCCCGAGGAGGAGCGGTCCGCGTCGGACTGA
- a CDS encoding NADPH-dependent 2,4-dienoyl-CoA reductase — protein MSRYPHLLNPLDLGFTTLPNRVLMGSMHVGLEEAERGFERMAEFYATRARGGVGLMVTGGIAPNDAGRPYEGGAKLTTEAEADEHAGITAAVHREGGKIAMQILHFGRYAYHQDLVAPSALQAPISPFTPHALTDAEVEQTIDDYARAARLAQRAGYDGVEIMGSEGYLINEFIAVQTNRREDRWGGSYENRMRFPVEIVRRVREAVGENFIIIYRLSMLDLVPGGSSLDEVIALARAVEAAGATIINTGIGWHEARIPTIATSVPRGAYAWVTKKVMGSVSVPLVTTNRINTPEIAEQLLADGHADMVSLARPMLADPDFVAKAAAGQPEAINTCIGCNQACLDHTFSGRITSCLVNPRACHETELVLAPTRLRKRVAVVGAGPAGLACAVSAAERGHDVTLYDAAGEIGGQLKVARKVPGKQEFDETIRYFRTQLERHGVDVRLNTRVASGDVSGYDEVVVATGVRPRTPEIPGVDHPSVVGYLDVLRGEAPVGDRVAILGAGGIGFDVAEYLTDGGDKASEDPATYFRNWGVDMDYRAPGGLGTPERSAPPRTVHLLQRKASKVGAGLGKTTGWIHRTELKHRGVTMVPGVRYDRIDDAGLHVTVDGAGQVLEVDTIVLCTGQEPRRDLYEELSAAGHSVHLIGGADVAAELDAKRAIKQGTELAAAL, from the coding sequence ATGAGCCGTTACCCGCACCTGCTGAACCCGCTCGACCTGGGATTCACCACGCTGCCCAACCGCGTCCTCATGGGCTCCATGCACGTGGGGCTCGAGGAGGCCGAGCGAGGCTTCGAGCGGATGGCGGAGTTCTACGCCACCCGGGCCCGCGGCGGTGTCGGTCTCATGGTCACCGGTGGCATCGCGCCCAACGACGCGGGACGGCCCTACGAGGGCGGCGCGAAGCTGACCACCGAGGCCGAGGCCGACGAGCACGCCGGGATCACCGCCGCGGTGCACCGCGAGGGCGGGAAGATCGCGATGCAGATCCTGCATTTCGGGCGGTACGCATACCACCAGGACCTGGTCGCGCCCAGCGCCCTGCAGGCACCGATCAGTCCCTTCACGCCGCACGCGCTCACCGACGCCGAGGTCGAGCAGACGATCGACGACTACGCGCGCGCCGCCCGGCTCGCGCAGCGGGCCGGCTACGACGGCGTCGAGATCATGGGCTCCGAGGGCTACCTGATCAACGAGTTCATCGCCGTCCAGACCAACCGTCGTGAGGACCGCTGGGGCGGCTCCTACGAGAACCGGATGCGCTTCCCCGTCGAGATCGTCCGCCGGGTGCGCGAGGCCGTCGGCGAGAACTTCATCATCATCTACCGCCTTTCGATGCTGGACCTGGTGCCGGGCGGCTCCTCACTGGACGAGGTGATCGCACTCGCCCGGGCCGTGGAGGCCGCCGGAGCCACGATCATCAACACCGGCATCGGCTGGCACGAGGCCCGTATCCCCACCATCGCCACCTCCGTGCCGCGCGGCGCGTACGCCTGGGTGACCAAGAAGGTGATGGGCTCCGTCTCCGTCCCGCTCGTGACCACCAACCGCATCAACACCCCAGAGATCGCCGAGCAGTTGCTCGCGGACGGCCACGCCGACATGGTGTCGCTCGCCCGGCCGATGCTCGCCGACCCCGACTTCGTCGCCAAGGCGGCGGCCGGGCAGCCGGAGGCCATCAACACCTGCATCGGCTGCAACCAGGCCTGTCTCGACCACACCTTCAGCGGCCGGATCACCTCGTGCCTGGTCAACCCGCGGGCCTGCCACGAGACCGAACTGGTCCTCGCCCCGACCCGGCTGCGCAAGCGGGTGGCCGTGGTGGGCGCGGGCCCCGCCGGACTGGCCTGCGCGGTCTCCGCGGCCGAGCGCGGCCACGACGTCACGCTCTACGACGCCGCCGGCGAGATCGGCGGCCAGCTGAAGGTGGCCCGCAAGGTCCCCGGCAAGCAGGAGTTCGACGAGACGATCCGGTACTTCCGCACCCAACTCGAACGGCACGGCGTGGACGTGCGGTTGAACACCCGCGTCGCCTCCGGGGACGTGTCCGGCTACGACGAGGTGGTGGTCGCCACCGGCGTACGTCCGCGTACGCCCGAGATACCCGGCGTCGACCACCCCAGTGTCGTCGGCTACCTCGACGTCCTGCGGGGCGAGGCCCCCGTCGGCGACCGCGTCGCGATCCTCGGTGCCGGCGGCATCGGCTTCGACGTCGCCGAGTACCTGACCGACGGCGGCGACAAGGCGAGCGAGGACCCGGCGACGTACTTCCGCAACTGGGGTGTCGACATGGACTACCGCGCCCCCGGCGGCCTCGGCACGCCCGAGCGGTCCGCACCGCCGCGTACCGTCCACCTGTTGCAGCGCAAGGCCTCCAAGGTCGGCGCCGGACTCGGCAAGACCACGGGCTGGATCCACCGCACCGAGCTCAAGCACCGAGGCGTCACCATGGTTCCCGGTGTCCGGTACGACCGTATCGACGACGCCGGGCTGCACGTCACCGTCGACGGCGCGGGCCAGGTGCTGGAGGTCGACACCATCGTGCTGTGCACCGGGCAGGAGCCCCGCCGTGACCTGTACGAGGAGCTGTCCGCCGCGGGGCACAGCGTGCATCTGATCGGCGGTGCCGACGTGGCCGCCGAGCTGGACGCCAAGCGGGCCATCAAGCAGGGCACGGAGCTGGCGGCGGCGCTGTAG